In the Glycine max cultivar Williams 82 chromosome 19, Glycine_max_v4.0, whole genome shotgun sequence genome, TGCTATGTGATTTCAACTAtcagacttttttttatatataaattatccaACTTTTTCATTGGATAATTACCAAGTATACATATTTGGCAGAATTCAAATGATCACCATCCAGTAAAGACCTATCTCATAAATCTCAAAAGAGTAGAAATCtactttaaaaaagaaaattatgatacattatagtatttttgtttgaatttatgTAAAACTATAGGAACAACCTAACCTGGGCTCCTAATTATATTTCCAATTGTATCCATCATTTAATTATCAATGGGAAGCCATAACCCtatgttttgtaaaaaaaaaaaaaagaaactaacatGAGCTCCTAACTATTTTTTGGACAAAACTTAAATGCAGTATCATAGGTGCTGACATGCTGTTGATGTTATTCTTCTATTAGATTTTACGTTTTATCTTGATAATTAATATGCAGTAacatttaatgaaatattttatcatagtGTATTACCAATGCGAAACTCCAATTCTGATCGAAGAACAACATTATTACGTGGCTGCatctagggttttttttttttttttataaaaaataaaccatgAAAGTTTAATTGCATTGTCTATATTCTCTTTTGACGGTATGATGTGCAAACTTAATTACTTCCAACAAGTTCATATTTAAGCTTAGTTGATTGCCAATTACACCGGTAAATGTCCAAGTACACCCAAAAGTTATGATATGAAAGTTTTCTTTTGGCATGTTCAACTTGAATCTTGTTTAAATCTCAGTTCTAATtgtaaaaagcaaaaagtgaCGATTGTAAACCCCTATATGGTGAACATAATTTAAGAAAACTAGTTTATtggtgtttgttttttcttaatatgctgCTCCGTGCACCCTGTCACTATGAGTGCATAACTAATGCATACTGGCCTCgtgcataattatttttgtcatttgcATGTGACTACACAAAGTTGAAGAGGACCCCAATATCCCATTTCTAGCTCGCGCGCATAGCAAAACATGTTATATTTTCAAACTATCAAACATGCAAATATCTTTCCTTCCATTTTCTGACaccattttgtttctttaataatAGCATGCATGGCCAACTTTTCGTAATGGATAAATACTTCGTGAAAAGGTTAAATGTTTTAATCTGTGAATGAGTTAAGATTCTCTGTTGACTAAATATTGGCAATTGGTCTTATTTAATTACGCTCCCACTCAATAATATATTCTTGTGAAGTCATGTACATATTCAAAGATTGCAGCCCAAAACTTATTCTATGACAAATCTCCTTTATGTGAAATTCAACCCTCCTTCCCtctaaaaaacaattttgaaaataagaatcatttttatttttcgatAAATTGTATTTTCAATCTTATTGAATAGagctttcaaaatcaaaattacaaatgaATATGCTATTAGACTCATTGATTACATAAGTCAGTGAACTACCAACGTAATTATTATATCATCAattgatatttgataatattttttgattgaTATGTTACTTGATAACATGGACTAAAActattaacaaaacaaaaatataggaaataaaaatgataaaacaattatttaggAACTAAgagcggaaattaaaaaaaaaagataaaaaaatatatttaactttttttttaattattttttactttttgcatatttttagtctcactaTAACATATATAACTCATTTTTTACTTTCTACAACTTAGACAGTCTTCTCTCCAACCAAAcaacttgaaaaaataaattctaaatagATCCCACATTCAAATAACTGCACATCTTTACAACTTATCAACATTAACTATACTGTATGACCCAAAAAAAGTTAAGCACTAGCTTAAATAAGCACCTGGTACATGAGCGGTTCATATTAACATACACCTCCACATGGTGCACTATTACCAATTTTAAGCCATTTTCaacattattttcatttctgcCAAGCTCAAGTTTTTATAGCGACGATTCGGTTCTTTCACAACGGTATAAATTGATcagatattttttaagaaatcaaaaGCAAGCATTTATAAACCGGTTGAAATATATTCCCAAAAGCTTATTAACatactttttcttaaaaagtaaataaaacatttaatagcTGTTACATACTCCTTTTTGTTACAAGTATTCTAAGTTCTGACAAGGTAACGATTGTCATTTTTTACATCATTTAGCACAACGTTTCATAACGAATATTTAGTTCTTTTAGAattacattcaatttttttttaaaaaaaacttcattatgTTACACCCACCCctcccaaaataaaaattaaactttcagCTTCTCCTAATAAAAAAAGTCCAGCAAAATTAGTTGACCATTTTACCAAAGAATAACGCTATTTTTAAGTGACACTAGTCATATTTATTCTTCCTGGCAAAAAGAAATTAACCATTCTTGAATCAATTGCAATatataacaaattcaacatgttCAAAACGAAAGATTCAGCAAAATATGGCTGCTAAGTAGTATCCACAGGAAAACTTCAACCAATACACGTTGGCCAAGGCCCATAGCCAACAGATGAAACTTGGGGCAAGAAAATAGAGACAACTTAGACACAAGAATTTTTGCTGTTATTCCCCAATTAGAACCAAAGGTCTCATGTTAACCTTTTAGGcaaacatttattataaatcaccaaagtgaaactctaattttgatCGAAGAACAACACTTAAAGCACACAAGAAACCGTAAGTTTTGTCCAAAGGACAATGATGGAAGAAAACGGGACTCGAGACTATTCAGATAAAACGTAGAGCACAATCTATCTTGCTCCACAAAACTTGAGCAGTCAAGAGTTGGTACTGTGCCCTGTCTTAATTTAGCAGCTGATTAGACTTACTGGCTCGCAAACACTTAAGCCAACCAGCTCGGCCAGCTGCGATGTAGCAAAACCCCACCCCATCACAAATTTCATGTATTCCTAAAGAGACTAGTATGACAATCACAAATTTCATGTATTCCTAAAGAGACTAGTATGACAATCATTGAATATATCCATAGtgaaactctaattttgattgGAGAATAATACTAAAAGCACATAAGAAActgcaattaaattttatccaaAGAACAATGGTGGGAAAAGGGACTAGTTACTACTGAGATAAAATGTCGGGCACAATCTATCTTGCACCACAAAAACTTGAGCAGTCAAGAGCTGGTATTGTGCCCTGTCTTAATTTAGCAGCTGAGTAAACTTACTGGCTTGCAAACACTTAAGCCAACCAGCTCGGCTAGCTGCGATGTAGCAAAACCCCACCCCATGACAGAATCATTGAATATATCAATAGACCCatatatcaattaaataatctagatgaaaaataataatttcatccaAACATGATCAGATATGTGAAAGCCACATTCctgtaaacaagaaaaagagaactcCTAGGATTTGAACCTACCATTATATGCATCCAAAACATAGTCAACCAAAAGGAGTCTGTTGAAAATcaggataaaataatatacatgtaTTATTAGTAGGAAAGTAGGATTTGTAAGAAAGTAGAATCTGATTTTGAGAAAACGAAATATCCTGTCACTATTAGAATTTATTGTAATGACATCTATATAATACAGCATCCGTGGTGTTTGCAGACACAGTTTTTCAGTCTGTTATCCCTCTGTTTGCCCTATTTAAACAGAGTCATTAGTGGGGATTGTGAAATTGGCAGGCAAAGAAAAAAAGCATAAGaagaaattaatacaataaCATTAGTTCCTTCATATTTCGTATTTCAGTTACAACACAACAATTTATATGCCAGATTCTGACAAGCTTATTGCTAAATGCTAATCAATCAGCAATTCTCACAGAAATCATCTGTTCCTGACAATGTTAGAAACCATCAAACCATGGCCATATATAACTGAATTAGAATAGCAGAAATCCCAACAGGGAAGAAGTTATATCAGATTCCAACACCTCATGATATAATTATTTACCCAAATAATACCAATAGAGAAGTAAACCTTCTTTGGTTCTATTTCCTGCAAAATCGTcaagcatgcatgcatgcaaagAATGAAATACTCATTTGTATTGTATGCTTATATATCTTATGCTGCAACAGATTGCTTCTCCTCATAATCATCAAGATTAAGAGCTTGCAGCAACTTAGGCCAAGATTCTGGGATACCTCCTGGCAGGTCAAACTCCAACAGTTTCCCTCTACTACGGTAAAATTCCTCCACGGGCTGACTCTGCAAGAATGatagaaaacaaattataaaactattagAAATGAATGAGGAAGTTTGACAAAATAATAAGACAAATACCTTTTCATTGTATATACGAAGCCTTTCTTTGACTACTGCTTCAGTATCATCTGACCGAGTAATGAGCTTTGACATACAGTGTGCAGGAGGAAGAAGTGGAGCCATGACCATTCCAGGACGCCCATTCTCACCCTTGACGCTAATGGAGGCAATATTAAAATTTCCTCCACATTGATTACAAATTCTTCTACCAAGGCATTTTGCAAGCAGTGCTTCTTCTTGGAGCTTCAGATTGACCACCAAGTCAATGTCAGTTACCCCTTCCAATATTTCCTGAGCACACAGGTTTCAAGCACATTTTAAGTAGATCGCAGTTATGAAAAGTGAATGTCAGGAAATCGTCGAGGACAGAAAATATAGCCACTTGTGTGGTTAGTTAGTCCCAAGAAAAATCACAGCCAACTACAAGCACatatactaattaatataaGGGCATTAGGTGGGTATCAATACTCACTGCTTGATTTATTGTTCGAGGA is a window encoding:
- the LOC102666238 gene encoding adenylate kinase 1, chloroplastic, producing the protein MAAITRLVKRTSPLSSVARGFSSHAPPCKEERNVQWVFLGCPGVGKGTYASRLCNLLGVPHIATGDLVRHELASNGPLSSQLSEIVNQGKLVSDEIIISLLSKRLADGEAKGESGFILDGFPRTINQAEILEGVTDIDLVVNLKLQEEALLAKCLGRRICNQCGGNFNIASISVKGENGRPGMVMAPLLPPAHCMSKLITRSDDTEAVVKERLRIYNEKSQPVEEFYRSRGKLLEFDLPGGIPESWPKLLQALNLDDYEEKQSVAA